From a single Vitis vinifera cultivar Pinot Noir 40024 chromosome 18, ASM3070453v1 genomic region:
- the LOC132252636 gene encoding uncharacterized protein LOC116803646, whose product MDSDDEETKRASRSVAFTQLNQVASDFALAIALQEQERRAFTTLLPTIFQTNSDELESDSSDETDDDEDEDSDDDSHDFFPNSHETEEGLEFLEGEGSNSDQDMEEDDIDPDQLSYEELIALGEIVGEESRGLSMEEISASLRPYTCHSLRSKTAVDRCVICQVEYEEEEKLVALPCEHPYHADCITKWLQIKKTCPICSTEVSSLP is encoded by the coding sequence ATGGACAGTGATGATGAGGAGACCAAAAGGGCATCCAGGAGTGTGGCCTTCACCCAACTCAACCAAGTCGCCTCCGATTTCGCCCTTGCAATAGCCCTGCAAGAGCAAGAGAGGAGGGCCTTCACAACTCTCCTCCCTACGATATTCCAAACCAACAGTGATGAGCTCGAAAGCGATTCCTCAGATGAAACCGACGATGACGAGGACGAGGACAGCGATGATGACAGCCATGACTTCTTCCCCAACAGCCATGAAACGGAAGAGGGGCTAGAGTTCTTGGAGGGAGAAGGCAGCAACAGCGATCAAGACATGGAGGAGGACGACATCGACCCGGACCAACTTTCTTACGAGGAGTTGATTGCCTTAGGAGAGATTGTTGGAGAAGAGAGTAGAGGATTATCAATGGAGGAAATCTCCGCTTCCCTGCGTCCTTACACTTGCCATTCTCTCCGCTCCAAAACTGCGGTAGATCGATGTGTGATTTGCCAAGTTGAgtatgaagaagaagagaagctCGTGGCTCTTCCCTGTGAACATCCATACCATGCAGATTGCATAACCAAGTGGCTTCAGATTAAGAAGACATGCCCAATATGCAGCACCGAGGTTTCATCATTGCCCTAG
- the LOC100250625 gene encoding proteasome subunit beta type-3-A, translating to MSIFEYNGSALIAMVGKNCFAIASDRRFGVQLQTVATDFQKIYRIHDRVFLGLSGLATDAQTLYQRLVFRHKLYQLREERDMKPETFASLVSALLYEKRFGPYFCQPVIAGLGDEDKPFICTMDSIGAKELAKDFVVAGTASESLYGACEAMFKPDMEPEELFEIISQALLSSVDRDCLSGWGGHVYVVTPTEVKERILKGRMD from the exons ATGTCG ATCTTCGAGTACAATGGCAGTGCGCTAATCGCCATGGTTGGCAAGAACTGCTTTGCAATCGCCAGCGATCGCCGATTCGGCGTTCAGCTCCAGACCGTCGCTACCGATTTTCAGAAAATTTACAGGATCCACGATCGGGTTTTTCTCGGTCTGTCCGGACTGGCTACCGATGCTCAGACTCT ATATCAACGGCTTGTTTTTCGGCACAAACTGTATCAGCTTCGAGAGGAGAGGGATATGAAGCCCGAAACCTTTGCAAGCCTTGTATCTGCTCTTCTTTATGAGAAAAG gtttggTCCATACTTCTGCCAGCCTGTGATTGCTGGATTGGGAGATGAAGACAAGCCATTCATTTGCACAATGGATTCAATTGGAGCCAA GGAGCTTGCTAAAGATTTTGTTGTTGCTGGTACTGCCTCTGAGTCTCTTTATGGTGCCTGCGAGGCCATGTTCAAGCCCGACATG GAACCTGAGGAATTATTTGAGATCATCTCTCAAGCACTGCTCTCATCAGTAGATCGTGACTGCTTGAGTGGTTGGGGAGGACATGTCTATGTTGT CACACCAACTGAAGTGAAGGAGAGGATCTTAAAAGGAAGGATGGATTGA
- the LOC100255807 gene encoding NAC domain-containing protein 2, producing MTAELQLPPGFRFHPTDEELVMHYLCRKCASQSIAVPIIAEIDLYKFDPWQLPEMALYGEKEWYFFSPRDRKYPNGSRPNRAAGTGYWKATGADKPIGHPKPVGIKKALVFYAGKAPRGEKTNWIMHEYRLADVDRSARKKNNSLRLDDWVLCRIYNKKGIVEKQHTAARKSDCSDVEDQKPGPLALSRKVGAMPPPPPPSSSTAPTATAALDDLVYFDSSDSVPRLHTDSSCSEHVVSPEFTCEREVQSEPKWKEWENPMDFSYNYMDATVDNAFLSQFPNNQMSPLQDMFMYLQKPF from the exons ATGACAGCGGAGTTGCAGTTACCTCCAGGCTTCAGGTTCCATCCGACGGATGAGGAGCTTGTGATGCACTATCTGTGCCGTAAATGTGCATCGCAATCGATCGCCGTGCCGATCATTGCCGAAATTGATCTCTACAAATTCGATCCCTGGCAGCTTCCtg AGATGGCCTTGTACGGAGAGAAAGAGTGGTACTTCTTTTCGCCGAGAGATCGGAAATATCCGAACGGTTCAAGGCCGAACCGGGCAGCGGGAACAGGGTACTGGAAGGCCACCGGAGCGGATAAGCCTATTGGGCATCCGAAGCCGGTTGGGATTAAGAAGGCTTTGGTTTTTTATGCCGGAAAAGCCCCCAGGGGAGAGAAGACAAATTGGATTATGCATGAATACCGGCTGGCAGACGTGGACCGGTCGGCTCGCAAGAAGAATAATAGCTTAAGG TTGGACGATTGGGTTCTGTGCCGCATATACAACAAGAAGGGCATTGTCGAGAAACAACACACCGCTGCCCGGAAATCAGATTGCTCCGATGTTGAGGATCAAAAGCCTGGACCTCTTGCTCTAAGCAGGAAGGTAGGTGCGATGCCTCCACCTCCGCCGCCATCGTCCTCTACGGCACCAACTGCGACAGCGGCACTGGACGATTTGGTGTACTTCGACTCATCGGATTCGGTGCCGCGCCTCCACACCGACTCGAGCTGTTCGGAGCACGTGGTGTCGCCGGAGTTCACGTGCGAGAGGGAGGTGCAGAGCGAGCCCAAGTGGAAGGAGTGGGAAAATCCCATGGACTTTTCGTACAATTACATGGATGCCACAGTTGACAACGCATTTTTGTCTCAGTTCCCGAATAATCAGATGTCGCCATTGCAGGACATGTTCATGTACCTGCAGAAGCCCTTCTGA
- the LOC132253256 gene encoding uncharacterized protein LOC132253256, translating to MASESGTMGRDPCWKYCTPMEGNKNGTICNYCGLAIKSGGITRFKFHLSHTDPNSNTKKCPNVPPEVKQEIRRLIEQRNKAKAKKAVDIEEIRAELRDTMGRRHRHLIDEDDEENLGGDGGGDDGGGGGGGDDDDDGDDDVYMYPADMHPDERHAYREAVRASKAAEWNRQQQEHFIKGKRKTGESSHPTNPTTRQMRKSQSVRYSDASLPDAPSLYKSSAARQKTVKNLFKGGAIKETMGRLISKFFIYESVPPSKADSHHFKNMIVGAQQAGMGIEPPSPYEIKHKYLDMEYKDMEAYVNIQREKWKTYGCTIMSDGWTGPTKLSIINFMVYSKGSTIFLKSVDASNNIKDNKYIYGLLKDVIKEVGKQNVVQIVTDNGSAFVKAGKLLMKKYNLYWTPCAAHCIDLMFEDIGKRTSVADLITKARKITNFIYNHSWLLAQMRKVCGGDIVRPGATRFATNYIALDSLLKKKANLKKVFISDEWAQHNLSRTLIGKEVESLMFDHAYWERVGKLVSIYEALYTVLRIVDSEVVPTMPFVYELIRVMKENLIRLNAKEWVLEIIADRWDRTLKHPLHAAAFFLNPRFQYKRGVGTDPDLLQAVHEVFAKLDPTSEGLSQFGNEIILFRDAKRGFGDRAAIASRSEMVPAEWWFMYGHHAPTLRRLAIKVLSQTASSSACERNWSTFALIHTKQRNRLAYPMLQQLVFCYYNMKLKIRDMEAEQDKVAEKDYLDLLDIATEVGEEEDNQLFQWVRPLHLDDEDGNPDPRIAAHVREAGVDVDRVLSEEVHTDSFSQDTRDSFQQGISQPAVTSRPSFDSTSVEHSSRPSATGTSASGYDGSRGEGTNDGSDPGNDEGDVRQQQQSGQPLAFTCEDDFTHCTQDEDHGSRRAGPGVGAIGKPYRGRQRRMMPYNEDSLSASFESMSVETQFSDSSNEANIYAPYAMSYGQPPQNLSSSTDEEYERYNYPSSTQMPYYLPHQLQQQGFQTSTWENPGFPIHGQVVGRTQEIYAWHVRTYNQYYRNSMSWYEYCLQQDGLPSSNNNNMMEPHRSSFWY from the exons atggctAGTGAAAGCGGTACCATGGGTCGAGATCCTTGTTGGAAATATTGTACACCTATGGAAGGGAAcaaaaatggaacaatatgCAATTACTGTGGGTTGGCAATAAAGAGTGGTGGGATTACTCGTTTTAAATTTCACCTATCACATACAGACCCtaattcaaatacaaaaaagtgTCCTAACGTGCCTCCAGAAGTGAAACAAGAAATAAGACGACTTATAGAGCAAAGAAATAAGGCAAAAGCGAAGAAAGCTGTTGATATAGAAGAGATTCGAGCAGAACTGCGAGACACAATGGGAAGAAGACATAGGCATTTAATTGATGAGGACGATGAGGAGAACcttggtggtgatggtggtggtgatgatggtggtggtggtggtggtggtgatgatgatgatgatggagatgatgatgtgtatatgtatccggCTGACATGCACCCTGATGAGCGACATGCTTATAGAGAGGCAGTTCGAGCATCAAAAGCTGCTGAATGGAATCGACAACAACAAGAACATTTTataaaaggcaaaagaaaaacag gcGAGTCTTCACATCCAACCAATCCAACAACAAGGCAAATGCGAAAATCGCAAAGTGTTCGATATTCAGATGCATCACTGCCTGATGCACCCTCATTGTACAAATCTTCAGCAGCAAGACAGAAAACTgtaaaaaatcttttcaaaggtGGTGCCATCAAGGAAACCATGGGACGTTTGATCAGTAAGTTCTTCATATATGAGAGTGTTCCGCCAAGTAAAGCAGACTCTCACCACTTCAAGAACATGATTgttggtgcacaacaagcag GTATGGGTATAGAACCGCCGTCTCCTTATGAAATCAAACACAAGTATTTGGATATGGAGTACAAAGACATGGAAGCTTATGTCAATATTCAAAGAGAAAAGTGGAAGACTTATGGATGCACGATTATGTCTGACGGATGGACTGGGCCCACGAAATTaagcataattaatttcatggtataTTCAAAAGGTAGCACAATCTTCCTCAAATCCGTTGATGCATCAAATAatataaaggacaacaaataCATATATGGTTTGTTgaaggatgtgatcaaggaagtTGGCAAACAAAATGTGGTCCAAATAGTTACAGATAATGGGTCGGCATTCGTGAAGGCGGGGAAGTTGTTAATGAAGAAATACAATCTTTATTGGACTCCGTGTGCAGCACATTGCATCGACTTAATGTTCGAAGACATCGGTAAAAGGACGAGTGTTGCAGATCTGATTACAAAGGCTCGAAAGATAACCAACTTCATTTATAACCATAGTTGGTTGCTTGCACAGATGCGGAAGGTGTGTGGTGGAGACATAGTTCGTCCTGGAGCAACAAGATTTGCAACCAATTATATAGCCCTTGACAgtcttttgaaaaagaaagcaaacttGAAGAAAGTGTTTATCAGTGATGAATGGGCACAACACAACTTAAGTCGCACATTAATCGGCAAAGAGGTTGAATCACTTATGTTTGACCATGCGTACTGGGAAAGAGTGGGAAAGTTAGTGTCAATATATGAGGCGCTATACACAGTTCTTCGCATTGTCGATTCAGAAGTTGTTCCtacaatgccatttgtgtacgAATTGATTCGAGTTATGAAAGAGAACCTCATTCGACTTAATGCTAAAGAATGGGTGTTAGAAATAATTGCAGATCGTTGGGATAGAACTCTTAAACATCCTCTTCATGCAGCAG CATTCTTTCTtaatccaagatttcaatataaaCGTGGAGTTGGTACTGATCCTGATCTACTTCAAGCTGTTCATGAAGTCTTTGCGAAATTAGATCCTACATCAGAAGgtcttagtcaatttggaaatgag aTTATACTATTCcgagatgcaaaaagaggattcggtGATCGAGCAGCGATTGCTTCGAGGTCAGAAATGGTTCCCG ctgaatggtggttcatgtatgGACATCACGCTCCTACATTAAGAAGGTTGGCCATCAAGGTTTTATCGCAAACTGCATCATCTTCAgcttgtgagagaaattggagcacgtttgccttaattcatacaaaacaaagaaatcggCTTGCTTACCCGATGCTCCAACAATTAGTTTTCTGTTATTATAACATGAAACTAAAGATACGTGACATGGAAGCAGAACAAGACAAAGTTGCAGAGAAAGATTACCTCGATTTACTTGACATTGCAACTGAGgttggtgaagaagaagataaccaATTGTTTCAATGGGTTAGACCTCTTCATCtagatgatgaagatggaaaTCCCGACCCACGAATTGCCGCACATGTCCGAGAAGCAGGTGTTGATGTTGATCGAGTGTTATCCGAAGAAGTTCATACTGATAGTTTCAGCCAAGACACGAGAGATTCATTTCAACAAGGAATTTCTCAGCCGGCAGTCACTTCTCGACCTTCTTTTGACTCCACGAGTGTTGAAcatagtagtagacctagtgctaCTGGTACTTCTGCTTCCGGTTATGATGGTTCAAGAGGAGAGGGGACCAATGATGGTAGCGACCCTGGAAATGATGAAGGGGATGTtagacaacaacaacaaagtggACAACCATTGGCATTTACTTGTGAAGATGATTTCACACATTGTACTCAAGATGAAGACCACGGCTCTAGAAGAGCCGGTCCAGGTGTTGGAGCCATTGGAAAGCCATATAGAGGAAGACAACGAAGGATGATGCCATACAACGAGGACTCATTGTCGGCCAGTTTTGAGTCGATGAGTGTAGAGACTCAATTCAGTGATTCATCAAACGAAGCCAACATTTATGCCCCTTATGCAATGAGTTATGGTCAGCCTCCTCAAAATCTTTCAAGTTCCACTGATGAAGAGTATGAAAGGTATAACTATCCTTCTTCCACACAAATGCCATACTACCTTCCACATCAGCTGCAACAACAAGGATTTCAAACGAGCACATGGGAAAACCCTGGATTTCCTATCCATGGACAAGTTGTTGGTAGGACTCAAGAAATTTATGCATGGCATGTTCGTACATACAATCAATACTATCGAAACTCCATGTCCTGGTatgaatattgtcttcaacaagatgggctcccttcatctaacaataacaatatgatggaaccacatcgatcttcattttggtattaa
- the LOC100854126 gene encoding uncharacterized protein LOC100854126, with translation MGNVIGSFFSGFARVIGDLFGSPLDFLSGKSCSSVCGITWDFICYIENFCVANLLKIAMVSFLLYIVLLFFYLLCKLGICNCIGRSLCKMVWACFISCFSAWEYCCTFLCVKLPRLKRTNRGHIKDFQVSDSSCDGEGDSEIFSYNAHRPIEVRRPPSRRWRDHRASHLRKSLRPRSHQIRVGISRDSVHSSRRNSIKHDNYINTVHGIRVTRTSKFVQKGLSFKGTVHRSRRW, from the exons ATGGGGAATGTAATAGGTTCATTTTTTTCGGGGTTCGCTAGAGTTATTGGCGATCTGTTTGGCTCTCCACTCGATTTCCTTTCTGGAAAGTCTTGCAG CTCGGTTTGCGGAATAACATGGGATTTCATCTGTTACATCGAAAATTTCTGCGTTGCCAATCTGCTGAAGATAGCCATGGTGTCTTTTCTTCTCTACATAG TTCTCTTGTTCTTCTACCTACTTTGCAAACTGGGCATTTGCAATTGCATTGGCCGGAGCCTCTGCAAAATGGTGTGGGCATGCTTCATTTCATGTTTCTCTGCATGGGAATACTGCTGCACTTTCTTGTGTGTTAAGCTTCCAAGGCTCAAAAGGACAAACCGAGGACACATAAAAGACTTTCAAGTGTCTGATTCAAGTTGTGATGGAGAAGGTGACAGTGAAATCTTTTCATATAATGCACATAGGCCTATCGAAGTGAGAAGACCACCGTCTCGGCGATGGAGGGATCATAGAGCAAGTCACTTAAGAAAGTCCTTGAGGCCAAGAAGTCATCAAATTCGAGTAGGGATTAGCAGAGACTCGGTTCACAGTTCTAGAAGAAACTCGATTAAGCATGACAATTACATTAACACAGTCCATGGCATTAGGGTTACACGAACATCGAAATTCGTGCAAAAAGGCCTTAGTTTCAAGGGCACAGTTCATCGGAGCCGAAGATGGTGA